The Sulfurimonas lithotrophica genome includes a region encoding these proteins:
- a CDS encoding pseudouridine synthase, with translation MIRLNKYIAHHSSYSRREADRAIQEGYVKVNGEVETNPATQVEEHGSDVWISGKKVAPKDKYTVIVYNKAKGELVTKKDPKGRKTIYDTLEKKYRHYIPVGRLDFASEGVLLLTDASRVATALMESDLQRTYKIKIKGEITQDMENAMLEGMELEDASAGAHSHSKITHMTFKPFIGYQIQKNTPNYSILKVAISEGKNRELRRFFAHFGAEVTDLKRLSFAEIELNNLPTGKSRFLTRSEYSALAKFLKEEKKAKEKEDATSK, from the coding sequence ATCATAAGACTCAATAAATATATTGCACATCATTCTAGTTACTCACGCCGTGAAGCCGATCGTGCTATACAAGAGGGTTACGTAAAAGTTAACGGTGAAGTTGAAACAAATCCTGCTACACAAGTTGAAGAACATGGCTCGGATGTTTGGATAAGCGGTAAAAAAGTAGCTCCAAAAGATAAATATACCGTTATTGTTTACAACAAAGCAAAAGGTGAGTTGGTTACAAAAAAAGACCCAAAAGGTCGCAAAACCATCTACGATACACTAGAGAAAAAATACAGACACTACATACCTGTGGGAAGACTTGACTTTGCGAGCGAGGGCGTGCTTCTTTTAACGGACGCATCAAGAGTCGCTACGGCTTTGATGGAGTCAGATCTTCAAAGAACTTATAAGATAAAAATCAAAGGCGAGATAACTCAAGACATGGAAAATGCTATGCTTGAGGGTATGGAGCTTGAAGATGCAAGCGCAGGTGCTCACAGCCACTCAAAAATAACTCACATGACGTTTAAACCATTCATCGGTTATCAGATACAAAAGAATACTCCAAACTATTCCATCTTAAAAGTAGCTATATCCGAGGGTAAAAACCGTGAACTTAGACGCTTTTTTGCACATTTTGGGGCAGAAGTTACAGACTTAAAACGTCTTAGTTTTGCAGAAATCGAGCTAAACAATCTACCAACCGGAAAAAGTAGATTTTTAACAAGAAGCGAATATTCAGCACTTGCAAAATTTCTTAAAGAAGAAAAAAAAGCTAAAGAAAAAGAAGATGCTACGTCCAAATAG
- a CDS encoding ATP-binding protein: MRDNIGKYNDALGSLELKERHLYYNTLILGEHGAGKTNLACRIRDYVIDSDVPTFYIDFSDSNEEDIEMRYKDNHFNYIKYEETEEFDEKLQALIDAKKHIYMSANPSYFDTSKRHVKSRLTKTIQKQELLDSYYYFFHDIENLSGFYVKFSDFLLYMLSFSKLAKYGLTFLAQPHKIFENAHLKLMFTYLFIGRCSNIDYFNTASLKNLVKNRFLYQYRTEYPTLLFNEIKTHSVDIKENIIEE; the protein is encoded by the coding sequence ATGAGAGATAATATTGGAAAATATAACGATGCATTAGGATCTTTGGAACTAAAAGAACGCCATTTATATTATAACACGCTTATACTGGGCGAACACGGAGCAGGAAAAACCAACTTGGCTTGCAGGATAAGAGATTATGTAATTGACAGTGACGTACCTACATTTTATATAGACTTTTCGGATTCAAACGAAGAAGATATAGAGATGAGATATAAAGATAATCATTTTAACTATATTAAGTATGAAGAAACAGAAGAGTTTGATGAAAAATTACAGGCTTTAATAGACGCTAAAAAACATATCTATATGTCTGCAAATCCATCTTATTTTGACACATCGAAAAGACATGTGAAAAGCAGACTTACAAAAACAATTCAAAAACAGGAACTATTAGATAGTTATTACTATTTTTTCCATGATATTGAAAACCTGAGCGGTTTTTATGTAAAATTCAGTGATTTTTTACTCTATATGTTAAGCTTTTCAAAGTTGGCAAAATACGGACTTACATTTTTGGCACAACCACATAAAATATTTGAAAATGCGCACCTTAAACTTATGTTTACATATCTGTTTATAGGCAGATGCTCAAATATTGATTATTTTAATACTGCCAGTCTTAAAAATTTGGTTAAAAACAGATTTTTGTACCAATACAGAACAGAATATCCTACACTTCTTTTTAACGAGATAAAAACACACAGTGTAGATATCAAAGAAAATATTATAGAAGAATAG
- a CDS encoding KpsF/GutQ family sugar-phosphate isomerase — protein sequence MNFKQIAQETLNIEANTLLEAAKKIDDVFEAAVELILNSKGKLIVTGVGKSGLIGAKMAATFASTGTPSFFLHPTEALHGDLGMISEGDVVIAISYSGESEELSQILPHIKRFNIPLIGMTRNKQSTLGKYSDMVIDVVVEKEACPLNIAPTSSTTLTLALGDALAVCLMKARDFKKSDFASFHPGGALGKQLFVKVSDLMVTQNLPIVLPSTKLKDAILKISEGRLGNVLVADEDNKLLALLSDGDIRRALMSENFSLEDDVMKYATQNPMTCTDSELLASDALVLIEEKKIQLLVITDKENKIKGVLHIHALVEKGIS from the coding sequence ATGAATTTTAAACAAATAGCACAAGAAACTTTAAATATTGAAGCAAATACACTTTTAGAAGCGGCAAAAAAAATTGATGATGTTTTTGAAGCGGCTGTTGAGCTTATTTTAAACTCAAAAGGAAAACTTATTGTTACAGGTGTCGGCAAGTCAGGGCTTATAGGTGCAAAGATGGCGGCAACCTTTGCATCTACGGGGACTCCTAGTTTTTTCCTGCATCCGACCGAAGCACTTCACGGCGATTTAGGAATGATTAGCGAGGGTGATGTAGTAATTGCCATCTCATACAGCGGAGAGAGTGAAGAACTTAGCCAAATACTACCCCACATAAAACGTTTTAACATACCCCTTATAGGTATGACCAGAAACAAACAATCTACACTTGGAAAATACTCCGATATGGTTATAGACGTAGTTGTTGAAAAAGAAGCGTGTCCGCTAAATATAGCACCTACAAGTTCAACTACACTTACATTAGCTTTGGGAGATGCACTTGCAGTTTGTCTTATGAAAGCCAGAGATTTTAAAAAGAGCGATTTTGCTTCTTTTCATCCCGGCGGTGCACTTGGAAAACAACTTTTTGTAAAGGTAAGTGACTTGATGGTAACTCAAAACTTACCGATTGTCTTACCAAGCACTAAGCTCAAAGATGCAATTTTAAAAATCAGTGAGGGACGTTTAGGTAATGTACTTGTAGCAGATGAAGATAATAAACTTCTAGCACTTCTTAGTGACGGCGATATTCGTCGTGCACTTATGAGCGAAAATTTTTCACTTGAAGACGATGTGATGAAATATGCTACACAAAACCCTATGACTTGCACGGATTCTGAACTTCTGGCAAGCGATGCACTTGTACTGATAGAAGAAAAAAAGATTCAACTGCTTGTTATAACAGATAAAGAAAACAAAATCAAAGGCGTGCTTCATATACATGCACTTGTTGAAAAGGGTATATCATAA